A single Theropithecus gelada isolate Dixy chromosome 7b, Tgel_1.0, whole genome shotgun sequence DNA region contains:
- the LOC112628696 gene encoding uncharacterized protein LOC112628696, giving the protein MQGRKTCAEAGSQEHARVSAPVCAASFLAEDRLPTTDITRPGPGATLTQKTKLHGSEKRSPFLRRHDAGMQAPDSVRSVEVEPEAKTWGGSQGGPKDPVHATTSLTLGTVGHLAFIYYTALNIL; this is encoded by the coding sequence ATGCAAGGGAGGAAAACATGCGCCGAAGCTGGTTCGCAGGAACATGCTCGCGTGTCTGCGCCTGTGTGCGCGGCCAGTTTTCTGGCTGAGGATCGCTTGCCAACTACAGACATCACTCGCCCAGGACCCGGTGCCACACTCACCCAGAAGACGAAACTCCACGGGAGCGAGAAAAGGAGTCCATTTCTCCGTCGGCACGACGCGGGGATGCAGGCCCCTGATTCAGTACGTTCTGTGGAAGTGGAGCCAGAAGCCAAGACTTGGGGCGGGTCTCAGGGTGGCCCAAAAGACCCTGTTCACGCCACTACCAGCCTAACTTTAGGAACTGTCGGCCACctggcttttatttattataccGCCTTAAACATACTTTGA